The Acidobacteriota bacterium region AAGGTGCCGCTCAGGGCCCGGCTGGAGGAGCGATACGGCCTGCCGGCCTGCGTCAACAACGACGCCAACTGCTTCGCCGCCGGCGAGAAATATTTCGGCAAGCTCAGGCCCCACGACAGCGCCGTCGGGCTGATCGTCGGGACGGGGCTCGGCTCCGGCATCATCGCCAACGGGCGCCTCTACTCGGGCGTCAACTGCGGCGCCGGCGAGTTCGGCATGCTGCCCTACCGCGACCTGAACTTCGAGGCCTACGCCAGCGGCCAGTTCTTCCGGCGCGTCCACGGCACGACGGGCCGGGACCTCGCGGAGCGGGCCGGCCGCGGCGAGGCCCGGGCCCTCGAGATCTTCGCCGAGTTCGGCCGGCACCTCGGCGAAGCGGTCAAGGCCGTCTGCTACGCCGTCGATCCCGAGATCATCGTCCTCGGAGGCTCGGTCA contains the following coding sequences:
- a CDS encoding ROK family protein translates to MSGPAVVGIDLGGTNVRAGLVVDGRLADVRSVPVRGQGSEEEVLEDLFGAVDAVMRPGTAGLGAGVPSIVDLKTGTVYDVQNIPSWKKVPLRARLEERYGLPACVNNDANCFAAGEKYFGKLRPHDSAVGLIVGTGLGSGIIANGRLYSGVNCGAGEFGMLPYRDLNFEAYASGQFFRRVHGTTGRDLAERAGRGEARALEIFAEFGRHLGEAVKAVCYAVDPEIIVLGGSVSRSYGFFRDALWETFRTYAYSIARDRLKIEVSEIENIAILGAAALYFDAAAR